The following are encoded together in the Macrobrachium rosenbergii isolate ZJJX-2024 chromosome 21, ASM4041242v1, whole genome shotgun sequence genome:
- the LOC136849726 gene encoding clavesin-1 isoform X2, whose protein sequence is MGSPYGACDDLSTVLGEDDYVCTLPPPVLKLAAKDLCEDEVSRTNGLQQMRDYIRRNPAITKCRLDANFLLRFLRLKKFRMKESKECLEKYLRIRQEHSNWFSRLDICDRMLEDLIDQGYFFALPERDESGRRVFFSVASKMDPNRHTTADQVRATMIGLESLLEDEENQVRGFTYIFDERDVGLNLICLWTPAEVSKAFQCCEKTIPARHKEIHFVNLPTALYAIFEFSKTLLSDKIKSRFQVHSDETKLKKKVPTHILPKEYGGTVPMAEMIKMYKKELVAVRSRLLMMDQMAIEEEKKKTKKIDKAFETIQKNFRKLDID, encoded by the exons ATGGGTAGCCCATACGGAGCTTGCGATGACTTGTCTACAGTACTGGGAGAAGATGACTACGTATGTACCCTTCCCCCGCCTGTCTTGAAACTGGCTGCTAAAGATCTATGCGAGGATGAAGTGTCCAGGACAAATGGCCTTCAGCAAATGAGGGACTACATCCGGAGAAACCCAGCCATCACAAAATGCAGGCTTG ACGCGAACTTCCTTCTCCGGTTTCTTCGTCTGAAGAAATTCCGCATGAAGGAATCCAAGGAGTGCCTGGAGAAATACCTGCGCATCCGCCAGGAGCATTCAAACTGGTTTTCACGTTTGGACATCTGTGACAGGATGTTAGAGGACCTCATCGATCAGGGATATTTCTTCGCCCTTCCGGAAAGGGACGAATCTGGGCGCAGAGTGTTCTTCAGTGTTGCAA gcaaAATGGATCCTAACAGGCATACGACAGCAGATCAGGTTAGAGCAACCATGATTGGGCTTGAATCCTTGTTGGAAGACGAAGAGAATCAGGTGAGGGGATTCACTTATATATTCGACGAGAGGGACGTTGGCTTGAACTTGATATGCCTATGGACTCCAGCTGAAGTCTCCAAAGCTTTCCAGTGCTGTGAG AAAACCATTCCAGCCAGACACAAGGAAATCCATTTTGTCAATTTGCCTACTGCTCTCTACGCAATTTTTGAGTTCTCCAAAACTCTCCTTTCAGACAAGATCAAAAGCAGATTCCAG GTTCATAGTGACGAGACTAAGCTTAAGAAGAAAGTGCCAACGCATATCTTGCCCAAAGAGTATGGAGGAACTGTGCCAATGGCAGAAATGATCA AAATGTACAAGAAGGAACTAGTGGCAGTGAGGTCGCGACTGCTAATGATGGACCAAATGGCCatagaggaggagaagaagaaaacaaagaaaattgataaagctTTTGAAACCATTCAAAAGAACTTCAGGAAGCTTGACATAGACTGA
- the LOC136849726 gene encoding clavesin-2 isoform X1, protein MYCVYDAMGSPYGACDDLSTVLGEDDYVCTLPPPVLKLAAKDLCEDEVSRTNGLQQMRDYIRRNPAITKCRLDANFLLRFLRLKKFRMKESKECLEKYLRIRQEHSNWFSRLDICDRMLEDLIDQGYFFALPERDESGRRVFFSVASKMDPNRHTTADQVRATMIGLESLLEDEENQVRGFTYIFDERDVGLNLICLWTPAEVSKAFQCCEKTIPARHKEIHFVNLPTALYAIFEFSKTLLSDKIKSRFQVHSDETKLKKKVPTHILPKEYGGTVPMAEMIKMYKKELVAVRSRLLMMDQMAIEEEKKKTKKIDKAFETIQKNFRKLDID, encoded by the exons ACGCAATGGGTAGCCCATACGGAGCTTGCGATGACTTGTCTACAGTACTGGGAGAAGATGACTACGTATGTACCCTTCCCCCGCCTGTCTTGAAACTGGCTGCTAAAGATCTATGCGAGGATGAAGTGTCCAGGACAAATGGCCTTCAGCAAATGAGGGACTACATCCGGAGAAACCCAGCCATCACAAAATGCAGGCTTG ACGCGAACTTCCTTCTCCGGTTTCTTCGTCTGAAGAAATTCCGCATGAAGGAATCCAAGGAGTGCCTGGAGAAATACCTGCGCATCCGCCAGGAGCATTCAAACTGGTTTTCACGTTTGGACATCTGTGACAGGATGTTAGAGGACCTCATCGATCAGGGATATTTCTTCGCCCTTCCGGAAAGGGACGAATCTGGGCGCAGAGTGTTCTTCAGTGTTGCAA gcaaAATGGATCCTAACAGGCATACGACAGCAGATCAGGTTAGAGCAACCATGATTGGGCTTGAATCCTTGTTGGAAGACGAAGAGAATCAGGTGAGGGGATTCACTTATATATTCGACGAGAGGGACGTTGGCTTGAACTTGATATGCCTATGGACTCCAGCTGAAGTCTCCAAAGCTTTCCAGTGCTGTGAG AAAACCATTCCAGCCAGACACAAGGAAATCCATTTTGTCAATTTGCCTACTGCTCTCTACGCAATTTTTGAGTTCTCCAAAACTCTCCTTTCAGACAAGATCAAAAGCAGATTCCAG GTTCATAGTGACGAGACTAAGCTTAAGAAGAAAGTGCCAACGCATATCTTGCCCAAAGAGTATGGAGGAACTGTGCCAATGGCAGAAATGATCA AAATGTACAAGAAGGAACTAGTGGCAGTGAGGTCGCGACTGCTAATGATGGACCAAATGGCCatagaggaggagaagaagaaaacaaagaaaattgataaagctTTTGAAACCATTCAAAAGAACTTCAGGAAGCTTGACATAGACTGA